From one Magnolia sinica isolate HGM2019 chromosome 18, MsV1, whole genome shotgun sequence genomic stretch:
- the LOC131233755 gene encoding clathrin interactor EPSIN 1-like: protein MVSAQGDFSFDEQTWKTISSFMKQLISSLLTVDPHRRPLHKSTECQMVMNVLWTRLTDTGRNWRHVYKALTVIEYLVANGSECAVDDIQISSISGFEYVEPNGKDMRINVRKKVETILALLNSKDKIQEVRNKAAANRDKGTFCDLRLHLIINNAKFALLRQ from the exons ATGGTTTCCGCACAGGGTGACTTCAGCTTTGATGAACAGACTTGGAAGACCATCTCTTCATTCATGAAGCAGTTGATTTCCAGTCTTCTGACCGTCGATCCTCACAGAAGACCACTGCACAAGAG CACTGAATGCCAGATGGTTATGAATGTACTCTGGACAAGATTGACTGATACTGGCCGAAACTGGCGCCATGTTTATAAG GCATTGACTGTAATAGAGTATTTAGTGGCGAATGGATCGGAATGTGCAGTTGATGACATCCAAATCTCA TCAATCTCAGGTTTTGAATATGTTGAGCCTAATGGAAAGGATATGAGAATCAACGTGCGAAAGAAGGTTGAAACCATTTTGGCCCTCTTGAATAGCAAGGATAAAATACAAGAAGTCAGAAACAAAGCTGCTGCAAACCGTGATAA GGGCACCTTCTGTGATTTGAGGCTTCATCTCATCATCAATAATGCCAAGTTTGCTCTTTTACGTCAATAG